The Cryptomeria japonica chromosome 6, Sugi_1.0, whole genome shotgun sequence genomic interval AGTTTATCAGACCCACTAAATCTTTGCCGCAGGCTCTTTTTCTCAGGGAGCGACTGCAGTTGACAGGTCTCTGTAATTGCTCCCTGATATACTTTGTGGGTATAGTTTTTGGGTATCTGAAAATGCTTCTGGGGAAGCGTCCTAGGCCTCCCATGAGGAGGACTACTAGCATGTCATCACTTGGGTCTGATTGTAGCATTGAGAGTCCTGAAGAGAAGCAGAAGCCACCTGGAGAAGAAGGGTACCCTTCATCTAAGGGCATGGTGGTGTTAGGAAGAGCAGGGTGTCCTTCTCAAGGGCAGGCTGTGACAATGGGTATACCAATCCAAAGAGGTTTTTTGAAGACGTTGAGGAGCTTTCCTTTAATGGGTTCAAGCAGAGCTAGCAGAAAAAAGAGTTCAGAGCCTACCCACTTCCTGCAGGCCTGTTTTCTTTGCAAGCGCAAACTTGTACCTGGCAAGGATATCTACATGTACATGTAAGTCTTGTTTATTAGTTTCCCATCATATGCACATGAAATTGATACAGTTTGTCAGATAAATTGCATGAGTTTTTacatgcttttagtttgtttcttaaTGTTTGAATTGGATATTGATTTTGGTTTTGGGTGGTGATGGGGAACCTTGAAACAGGGGTGACAGTGCATTCTGTAGCATTGAATGCCGGAACCAACAAATTCTGATAGATGAAAATAAAGAGAAATGCTGTGTGGTAGTGATGAAGCAAGATTCAGTTTCCACAAGCCAGCATCAGAACAGTGGGAATAAGAATGCCCATACTGAGACTCTGGCAGCGGCCTAGTTTTTTGTTCTGATTATATCAATATGTATATATCTATTTGCATATCAAGATGTTCTGgctgtatcaagtattgttcaatATTATGGCATATATGAAAGAATGAATCTTGTGATTGTGTTGTGCAAGGCGGAAAAAATCATGGAGCAGGTTATTTTATAAGTCTAGAAATTTCTCTCATTTCACTGAAAACAAGACCTCTCTTTTTAGATGTATCATGCAAGGCTTTTTCCTTTTATTCTTCTGAGTTCATGGGCTAATCATGTAAAGGTTATTGGGCATCTGTTATTTGTAATTGTTTGATCTGAGTTTTAATTTCAGTCTGTTCTGTATCTTAGTCTTCAGCTTTCCTGTATCTGGTTTTCGTACAGATAACCAATTGATTAGGCTGTCTTGCCCTTCTCTCTGTAAGCGTATCAGTTTTAATCAATTAAAAAGTTGCAAGTGGGAATTTCACCTCCTTAATCACCAATGGTAAGTCATAACCTGACTTAAGTTTGAGGTTCATATTAGGTTGTCCACAGGTGGTGGAAGGGTTGCATGCTGTTCAAAACTTGAATCCAAAACATTGATGGTGATCGATTTTGCctttcttttcttcattattgAGAATATCAATTGGATTATGTGTGGTGGGCCATGTTTTGGTGCAAGAGTGTCTTTCACTTACTTAGGTGTGCGCCCCTTGAGGGAAGCTGAAGGGTGGACACTAATTTGGTAGGTTGTTCAAAAGGATGGGTTTGGGATCATATGCAAGGCATTCATGATTTGGGCCCCAGTACCTATTGCTCAATAAAATTTGACAGACTGAAAGAGTTGGCCATGCAATTGTACTCCACTTATTTTCCTTAATTAAATGTCATGAGTCCATGTTTGTTTTCTAAACATTTGGTCGATGTTTCATAGAGCTCTAGGCAGTCCAAAGGGAAGCTTGAGTAAATGTCAAGCAAGTTGAGGATCACTTCTCGGAACAACATTTGACTTGATGATCTTTAATACAAACAAGATATTGTAATGTGGGTCTTGGTCTTGCCATGATTAACGTTGAAGTCTACGTTTTACTTTTCAACATTTATAATTTAGTTAAAAATGCTTAGGCCCATCCTCTAGGATTTGAGGTCTGTCTCCTAGCTATGAAGCATAGAGATCACATGTAGACCCGAGGTTTGAGGTTCCCTGCTTTGAAAGTCTGGCTCCTTGGGTCATGGGAACTTTAGATTCTAAGTTTGATGCCTTTTCTGCTACAGTTCAAGTTTTCCCCACCTGGTTTAGGTTGATAGGAGAGTTGGTGGGCACTATGCTTGCTCATTTCCACTCTCCTCAATCCAACCAGGTTGAAACAGGGCTTATATGATTCTTGTGATTCTCATTTTTCGATGTCGGATGATTATCTTTATAATATATTTCAGAAAAAGGGTGGCCGGTAAATGATTATAATTGAATTGGTTTAGTATAATTGATGAGGATAATGGTATGTTTCTTAATTATACAATTTATCAAGATTCAAATTTTGAAAGAATGACTGAATCACATTCAAGTCCTAGATGATTTGACAGATGAGATCCCTTGCTTATTTATCATATTACAATTAAAAAAAGTGCCAATATCTATGTAACCCAATTATAAAAAGGGTGGTGGTTGTATTTCTATCAGATAGAACTATGGAGAATTTGAATTTTATGATCCTGATAAACTAGTAAAAGTAAAATCATCAGTATATGCAACTCCAGAGCTCCTAGTATATATGTGTGAAATCAAATATCTGGTGGAAAATCTGAGCTCTTGCTAAAGATCGATGGTAAAACTCCCTTTAAATATCCATTATCCTGATGATCAGGCCGTCATAGTGACTCTTATTTACGGATCTGAGTGACGTTCACTACTTTTGGACTAGATGTGAATCCGGTATCCtatgaaattcaaaataaaatttagcCTAACTTTACCTTCTTATTGAAGGATCAATTTGACAGAACCAGGAATTCAGTCGTCAACTTTgagaaataagttttttttttcccGTTTTCTCTAATAAATGCATCTCCAAACAGCTGGGCCCCTGCATTTATTTTACAAAAGCTGCAAGAAATAGATTCCTCTTGTTTTCATATAATGTGACTACATCTTGGAATTATATTTTATCTGAACAATTTAACATTAGGGTTCATGAACAAAGATAGCATctcaatttttcattttatatttcaATCAATTACTAATTAATTtggatttaaaattcaaaattttcatagttTATGATAATAGTTTGTAAAATTTACAGAATATATTTCTATTGATTTTCCAAATTCATTATGAAAATTTCTCTTTTCTGATTATCTCATCTCATTCTGATAATAGATCATGGAGAATGAAACTTACATATTCGAATCTCAAAATTTTGCATACTAACcaatatcaaaatttatatatattttttttaaatgatgtccTGGCCACTCATTTTATTTTCTATATATGAATCCTGCCAGTATATAATTGGCATTATTCGGTTGAATAAAGGGCTCTCATTTAAAAATTCTGTACTTGCAAACATTGAATC includes:
- the LOC131050128 gene encoding FCS-Like Zinc finger 6, producing MLLGKRPRPPMRRTTSMSSLGSDCSIESPEEKQKPPGEEGYPSSKGMVVLGRAGCPSQGQAVTMGIPIQRGFLKTLRSFPLMGSSRASRKKSSEPTHFLQACFLCKRKLVPGKDIYMYMGDSAFCSIECRNQQILIDENKEKCCVVVMKQDSVSTSQHQNSGNKNAHTETLAAA